GACGTACGGAGGCATCATGCTCGGCACCCTGCTTCTGGTCATTCTGATCCTGCTGCTCATTGGCGCGTTTCCAGCGTGGCCGCACAGCCGCTCGTGGGGCTATGCGCCTTCGGGCACGCTCGGCATCGTCGTTATCGTGGTGGTCGTGCTGGTGTTGATGGGAACGATCTAGCGACGGCGCAGCAGCGAGGAAACAAA
The Paraburkholderia acidiphila genome window above contains:
- a CDS encoding DUF3309 family protein, with translation MLGTLLLVILILLLIGAFPAWPHSRSWGYAPSGTLGIVVIVVVVLVLMGTI